Proteins from a genomic interval of Capsicum annuum cultivar UCD-10X-F1 chromosome 4, UCD10Xv1.1, whole genome shotgun sequence:
- the LOC107867125 gene encoding uncharacterized protein LOC107867125 isoform X2 yields the protein MQGNRKMGTEKTPINRRKAIRERKMALLQDVDKLKKKLRHEENVHRALERAFTRPLGALPRLPPYLPPNTLELLAEVAVLEEEVIRLEEKVVHFRQGLYHEAVYISSSKRNMDNVTDAIDQNQVKSPKQKQTKLSPQLESNSASFSGRHAPSLSDDSCLKENHSWSTTKSKHQSVNAKVKTGRTPAKKIPAENKLSEKRVDPQKLQLEDQAMYHGSLEERIFVTQDRKPSSDESPNTISENVLKCLLNIFLRMSSRKGRTTADTLPSLTGYNSCESIEKKEFGDPFGICSKFERRDIGPYKHLYVVEASSINPNRTTISVFLVRRLKLLLEKLVSANLQGLSHQEKLAFWINIYNSCMMNAFLEYGLPENPEMVVALMQKATINVSGHLLNAITIEHFILRLPYHSKFTFAKGVKNDEMTARSIFGLEFSEPLVTFALSCGSFSSPAVRVYTAANIENELQVAKKEYLQASIGISTSKKLVAIPKLLDWYLLDFAKDLESLLDWICLQLPNEHGKEAINCLERRNNEPLSHVLKIVPYEFSFRYLLHM from the exons ATGCAAGGAAACAGGAAAATGGGTACTGAGAAAACACCGATAAATAGACGAAAAGCAATCAGGGAGAGAAAGATGGCATTGTTACAAGAT GTTGATAAGCTAAAGAAGAAACTCAGGCATGAGGAAAATGTCCATAGAGCTCTTGAAAGGGCGTTTACTCGACCTCTCGGTGCTCTTCCTCGTCTTCCTCCTTATCTCCCTCCAAAT ACACTGGAGCTTCTTGCTGAAGTGGCTGTTTTGGAGGAGGAAGTCATTAGGCTAGAAGAGAAAGTTGTGCATTTCAGGCAAGGATTGTATCACGAGGCTGTGTATATTTCGTCATCCAAGAGGAATATGGATAATGTGACTGATGCCATTGATCAAAATCAAGTAAAGAGTCCGAAGCAGAAGCAAACGAAGTTATCACCTCAACTGGAATCAAATTCAGCTTCATTTTCCGGAAGACATGCGCCTTCTCTGTCTG ATGATAGCTGCTTAAAAGAGAACCACTCATGGTCTACCACAAAAAGCAAGCATCAATCAGTAAATGCGAAAGTGAAAACTGGCAGAACTCCCGCCAAGAAGATTCCTGCTGAGAACAAATTATCAGAGAAGCGTGTAGATCCTCAGAAATTGCAG CTGGAGGACCAAGCAATGTACCACGGGAGTCTGGAAGAGAGAATTTTCGTTACTCAAGATAGAAAACCGTCATCAGATGAAAGTCCAAACACAATCTCGGAAAATGTATTGAAATGCTTGTTGAATATTTTCCTCAGGATGAGCTCCAGGAAGGGCAGGACTACAGCAGATACATTACCTTCGTTGACAGGATATAATTCATGTGAGAGCATTGAGAAGAAAGAGTTTGGAGATCCTTTTGGAATATGTTCAAAGTTTGAAAGGAGAGATATCGGTCCATATAAGCATTTATATGTAGTTGAAGCTTCTTCTATAAATCCAAATCGAACAACAATATCCGTTTTCCTAGTTCGTAGACTGAA ACTTCTGCTTGAGAAACTTGTATCAGCGAATTTACAGGGCCTTAGCCACCAAGAAAAGCTCGCTTTCTGGATCAACATTTACAACTCATGCATGATGAAT GCCTTCCTGGAGTATGGCCTACCTGAGAACCCTGAAATGGTTGTAGCATTGATGCAAAAG GCAACAATAAATGTTAGTGGACACTTGCTTAATGCCATAACCATTGAGCATTTCATTCTGAGGTTGCCTTATCACTCAAAATTT ACTTTTGCAAAGGGTGTAAAGAATGATGAGATGACTGCACGCAGCATCTTCGGTTTGGAGTTTTCTGAACCCTTGGTGACATTTGCGCTCTCTTGTGGAAGTTTTTCGTCTCCTGCT GTGAGAGTATACACTGCAGCAAATATTGAAAATGAGCTTCAAGTTGCAAAGAAGGAGTATTTGCAAGCATCCATTGGCATTTCAACATCAAAGAAGTTGGTAGCAATACCAAAGTTGTTGGACTGGTATCTTCTAGATTTTGCAAAGGATCTAGAGTCCCTACTTGATTGGATATGTCTTCAACTTCCGAACGAACATGGAAAAGAAGCAATCAACTGTCTCGAGAGAAGGAATAACGAGCCCCTATCCCATGTTCTTAAGATAGTACCGTATGAATTTAGTTTCCGGTACCTTTTACACATGTAA
- the LOC107867125 gene encoding uncharacterized protein LOC107867125 isoform X1: MNARVRTSLQSMKTPSKNVKEKVEMQGNRKMGTEKTPINRRKAIRERKMALLQDVDKLKKKLRHEENVHRALERAFTRPLGALPRLPPYLPPNTLELLAEVAVLEEEVIRLEEKVVHFRQGLYHEAVYISSSKRNMDNVTDAIDQNQVKSPKQKQTKLSPQLESNSASFSGRHAPSLSDDSCLKENHSWSTTKSKHQSVNAKVKTGRTPAKKIPAENKLSEKRVDPQKLQLEDQAMYHGSLEERIFVTQDRKPSSDESPNTISENVLKCLLNIFLRMSSRKGRTTADTLPSLTGYNSCESIEKKEFGDPFGICSKFERRDIGPYKHLYVVEASSINPNRTTISVFLVRRLKLLLEKLVSANLQGLSHQEKLAFWINIYNSCMMNAFLEYGLPENPEMVVALMQKATINVSGHLLNAITIEHFILRLPYHSKFTFAKGVKNDEMTARSIFGLEFSEPLVTFALSCGSFSSPAVRVYTAANIENELQVAKKEYLQASIGISTSKKLVAIPKLLDWYLLDFAKDLESLLDWICLQLPNEHGKEAINCLERRNNEPLSHVLKIVPYEFSFRYLLHM; encoded by the exons ATGAATGCCAGAGTTAGGACTAGTCTGCAGTCTATGAAAACTCCATCAAAAAATGTAAAG GAGAAAGTGGAAATGCAAGGAAACAGGAAAATGGGTACTGAGAAAACACCGATAAATAGACGAAAAGCAATCAGGGAGAGAAAGATGGCATTGTTACAAGAT GTTGATAAGCTAAAGAAGAAACTCAGGCATGAGGAAAATGTCCATAGAGCTCTTGAAAGGGCGTTTACTCGACCTCTCGGTGCTCTTCCTCGTCTTCCTCCTTATCTCCCTCCAAAT ACACTGGAGCTTCTTGCTGAAGTGGCTGTTTTGGAGGAGGAAGTCATTAGGCTAGAAGAGAAAGTTGTGCATTTCAGGCAAGGATTGTATCACGAGGCTGTGTATATTTCGTCATCCAAGAGGAATATGGATAATGTGACTGATGCCATTGATCAAAATCAAGTAAAGAGTCCGAAGCAGAAGCAAACGAAGTTATCACCTCAACTGGAATCAAATTCAGCTTCATTTTCCGGAAGACATGCGCCTTCTCTGTCTG ATGATAGCTGCTTAAAAGAGAACCACTCATGGTCTACCACAAAAAGCAAGCATCAATCAGTAAATGCGAAAGTGAAAACTGGCAGAACTCCCGCCAAGAAGATTCCTGCTGAGAACAAATTATCAGAGAAGCGTGTAGATCCTCAGAAATTGCAG CTGGAGGACCAAGCAATGTACCACGGGAGTCTGGAAGAGAGAATTTTCGTTACTCAAGATAGAAAACCGTCATCAGATGAAAGTCCAAACACAATCTCGGAAAATGTATTGAAATGCTTGTTGAATATTTTCCTCAGGATGAGCTCCAGGAAGGGCAGGACTACAGCAGATACATTACCTTCGTTGACAGGATATAATTCATGTGAGAGCATTGAGAAGAAAGAGTTTGGAGATCCTTTTGGAATATGTTCAAAGTTTGAAAGGAGAGATATCGGTCCATATAAGCATTTATATGTAGTTGAAGCTTCTTCTATAAATCCAAATCGAACAACAATATCCGTTTTCCTAGTTCGTAGACTGAA ACTTCTGCTTGAGAAACTTGTATCAGCGAATTTACAGGGCCTTAGCCACCAAGAAAAGCTCGCTTTCTGGATCAACATTTACAACTCATGCATGATGAAT GCCTTCCTGGAGTATGGCCTACCTGAGAACCCTGAAATGGTTGTAGCATTGATGCAAAAG GCAACAATAAATGTTAGTGGACACTTGCTTAATGCCATAACCATTGAGCATTTCATTCTGAGGTTGCCTTATCACTCAAAATTT ACTTTTGCAAAGGGTGTAAAGAATGATGAGATGACTGCACGCAGCATCTTCGGTTTGGAGTTTTCTGAACCCTTGGTGACATTTGCGCTCTCTTGTGGAAGTTTTTCGTCTCCTGCT GTGAGAGTATACACTGCAGCAAATATTGAAAATGAGCTTCAAGTTGCAAAGAAGGAGTATTTGCAAGCATCCATTGGCATTTCAACATCAAAGAAGTTGGTAGCAATACCAAAGTTGTTGGACTGGTATCTTCTAGATTTTGCAAAGGATCTAGAGTCCCTACTTGATTGGATATGTCTTCAACTTCCGAACGAACATGGAAAAGAAGCAATCAACTGTCTCGAGAGAAGGAATAACGAGCCCCTATCCCATGTTCTTAAGATAGTACCGTATGAATTTAGTTTCCGGTACCTTTTACACATGTAA
- the LOC107867126 gene encoding serine carboxypeptidase 1-like gives MVAASYFYFFFLTLLVLSNVVHCYKFKSLKIIGHYFKQNLEKTTTTTNYPEFSSSRFVSQRTSPLHVGPQNSLKENDKIEKLSGQPEGVDFKQYSGYVTVDPIAGRALFYYFVESPQGSASKPLVLWLNGGPGCSSLGGGAFGELGPFRVNKDGTLHSNQFSWISEANIIFLESPAGVGFSYTNTSSDYNFSGDSTTARDSYTFLVNWLERFPEYKASDFYLTGESYAGHYVPQLAQLILMHNNHPKKTIISTINLKGLAIGNAYVDFESNMKGTTEYYWSHALISDELYNKIISTCNFSTPSSASKKCNAYLDQIDEEIGNIFLYNIYAPLCNNRSLSSTSISEVDPCLPSYIQSYLNVPEVQKAMHANVTNLPYPWESCKYIWLLF, from the exons atggTTGCAGCATCATATTTCTACTTCTTTTTCCTAACCTTGTTAGTTTTATCTAATGTAGTTCATTGTTATAAATTTAAAAGCCTAAAAATAATTGGTCATTATTTCAAGCAAAACTTAGAAAAaaccactactactactaattaTCCAGAATTTAGTAGTAGTAGATTTGTGTCACAAAGGACTTCACCATTACATGTAGGACCTCAAAATTCACTCAAAGAGaatgataaaattgaaaaattgtcTGGTCAACCTGAAGGTGTAGATTTTAAACAGTATTCAGGATATGTTACAGTTGATCCAATTGCAGGAAGAGCTTTGTTTTATTATTTCGTCGAATCGCCTCAAGGTTCTGCATCTAAGCCTCTTGTCTTATGGCTCAATGGAG GACCAGGTTGTTCCTCACTTGGAGGAGGAGCATTTGGTGAACTTGGGCCATTTAGAGTTAACAAAGATGGTACTCTACATAGCAATCAATTTTCATGGATTTCTG AGGCCAACATAATATTTCTCGAATCACCTGCTGGTGTTGGATTTTCATATACAAACACAAGTTCTGACTACAATTTTAGCGGAGACAGTACAACAGCTCGCGATTCTTATACCTTTCTAGTCAATTGGCTCGAACGGTTTCCAGAATATAAAGCTAGCGACTTTTACCTTACTGGAGAGAGCTACgcgggacactatgtccctcaactTGCTCAGCTTATACTTATGCACAACAATCACCCGAAAAAGACTATTATTAGTACTATCAATTTGAAAGGACTTGCT ATTGGCAATGCCTATGTTGATTTTGAATCCAACATGAAAGGAACAACAGAATATTACTGGTCTCATGCACTAATTTCAGATGAACTATACAACAAAATCATATCAACTTGTAATTTTTCTACTCCATCATCTGCATCCAAGAAATGCAACGCGTATTTGGACCAAATCGATGAAGAAATTGGAAATATCTTTCTCTACAACATCTACGCGCCATTGTGCAACAACAGATCACTCTCAAGTACCTCA ATATCGGAAGTTGATCCATGCCTACCGAGTTATATTCAGTCTTACTTAAACGTACCAGAAGTTCAGAAGGCGATGCACGCGAATGTTACAAATCTTCCTTATCCATGGGAGAGCTGCAAGTATATATGGCTCTTGTTttag
- the LOC107867125 gene encoding uncharacterized protein LOC107867125 isoform X3, translating into MNARVRTSLQSMKTPSKNVKEKVEMQGNRKMGTEKTPINRRKAIRERKMALLQDVDKLKKKLRHEENVHRALERAFTRPLGALPRLPPYLPPNTLELLAEVAVLEEEVIRLEEKVVHFRQGLYHEAVYISSSKRNMDNVTDAIDQNQVKSPKQKQTKLSPQLESNSASFSGRHAPSLSDDSCLKENHSWSTTKSKHQSVNAKVKTGRTPAKKIPAENKLSEKRVDPQKLQLEDQAMYHGSLEERIFVTQDRKPSSDESPNTISENVLKCLLNIFLRMSSRKGRTTADTLPSLTGYNSCESIEKKEFGDPFGICSKFERRDIGPYKHLYVVEASSINPNRTTISVFLVRRLKLLLEKLVSANLQGLSHQEKLAFWINIYNSCMMNAFLEYGLPENPEMVVALMQKATINVSGHLLNAITIEHFILRLPYHSKFTFAKGVKNDEMTARSIFGLEFSEPLVTFALSCGSFSSPAVSYKRNIGNVKSL; encoded by the exons ATGAATGCCAGAGTTAGGACTAGTCTGCAGTCTATGAAAACTCCATCAAAAAATGTAAAG GAGAAAGTGGAAATGCAAGGAAACAGGAAAATGGGTACTGAGAAAACACCGATAAATAGACGAAAAGCAATCAGGGAGAGAAAGATGGCATTGTTACAAGAT GTTGATAAGCTAAAGAAGAAACTCAGGCATGAGGAAAATGTCCATAGAGCTCTTGAAAGGGCGTTTACTCGACCTCTCGGTGCTCTTCCTCGTCTTCCTCCTTATCTCCCTCCAAAT ACACTGGAGCTTCTTGCTGAAGTGGCTGTTTTGGAGGAGGAAGTCATTAGGCTAGAAGAGAAAGTTGTGCATTTCAGGCAAGGATTGTATCACGAGGCTGTGTATATTTCGTCATCCAAGAGGAATATGGATAATGTGACTGATGCCATTGATCAAAATCAAGTAAAGAGTCCGAAGCAGAAGCAAACGAAGTTATCACCTCAACTGGAATCAAATTCAGCTTCATTTTCCGGAAGACATGCGCCTTCTCTGTCTG ATGATAGCTGCTTAAAAGAGAACCACTCATGGTCTACCACAAAAAGCAAGCATCAATCAGTAAATGCGAAAGTGAAAACTGGCAGAACTCCCGCCAAGAAGATTCCTGCTGAGAACAAATTATCAGAGAAGCGTGTAGATCCTCAGAAATTGCAG CTGGAGGACCAAGCAATGTACCACGGGAGTCTGGAAGAGAGAATTTTCGTTACTCAAGATAGAAAACCGTCATCAGATGAAAGTCCAAACACAATCTCGGAAAATGTATTGAAATGCTTGTTGAATATTTTCCTCAGGATGAGCTCCAGGAAGGGCAGGACTACAGCAGATACATTACCTTCGTTGACAGGATATAATTCATGTGAGAGCATTGAGAAGAAAGAGTTTGGAGATCCTTTTGGAATATGTTCAAAGTTTGAAAGGAGAGATATCGGTCCATATAAGCATTTATATGTAGTTGAAGCTTCTTCTATAAATCCAAATCGAACAACAATATCCGTTTTCCTAGTTCGTAGACTGAA ACTTCTGCTTGAGAAACTTGTATCAGCGAATTTACAGGGCCTTAGCCACCAAGAAAAGCTCGCTTTCTGGATCAACATTTACAACTCATGCATGATGAAT GCCTTCCTGGAGTATGGCCTACCTGAGAACCCTGAAATGGTTGTAGCATTGATGCAAAAG GCAACAATAAATGTTAGTGGACACTTGCTTAATGCCATAACCATTGAGCATTTCATTCTGAGGTTGCCTTATCACTCAAAATTT ACTTTTGCAAAGGGTGTAAAGAATGATGAGATGACTGCACGCAGCATCTTCGGTTTGGAGTTTTCTGAACCCTTGGTGACATTTGCGCTCTCTTGTGGAAGTTTTTCGTCTCCTGCTGTAAGTTATAAGCGC AACATTGGAAACGTTAAATCATTGTAA
- the LOC107867127 gene encoding uroporphyrinogen-III synthase, chloroplastic: protein MSSLSSLSLPPLTSPSSPFATQQRRRRRSCCFRRSSRVGGACVSLSSVTVLCSKEPKVVVTRERGKNSKLINALGRHGIDSLELPLIQHMHLPDLDRLTSLLSEARFDWIIITSPEAGKVFLDAWKAAGTPSIRVGVVGSGTASIFDEAVQSSKQYLDVAFAPSKATGKVLALELPKNGNDKCSVLYPASAKASTDIEEGLSGRGFEVTRLNTYTTAPVNHVDQYLLELALSAPVVAVASPSALRVWANLIPASRQWDNAVACIGETTASAAKRLGFRNIYYPTSPGLEGWVSSVLEALEVHEQVQKV, encoded by the exons ATGtcttctctctcctctctctctcttcctccGTTAACGTCGCCGTCGTCGCCTTTTGCAACGCAGCAGCGGCGGCGGAGGAGGAGTTGCTGCTTCCGTCGTTCATCGAGAGTCGGCGGCGCGTGCGTTTCACTTTCATCGGTTACCGTTTTGTGTTCGAAGGAACCGAAAGTTGTTGTCACAAGAGAACGCGGCAAGAACAGCAAGCTCATCAATGCTCTG GGCAGACATGGGATTGATTCTCTTGAGCTTCCTCTCATTCAACACATGCACTTACCTGATCTAGACAGGCTCACTTCTTTATTAAGTG AGGCCAGGTTTGACTGGATTATCATTACTTCACCAGAGGCGGGGAAGGTTTTTCTTGATGCTTGGAA AGCTGCTGGGACCCCATCTATCAGAGTAGGGGTCGTTGGATCTGGCACAGCTAGCATATTTGATGAAGCTGTTCAGTCTTCAAAGCAGTATCTTGATGTGGCATTTGCACCATCGAAGG CAACAGGCAAGGTTTTAGCTTTAGAGCTTCCAAAAAATGGGAACGACAAGTGCAGTGTTCTCTATCCTGCTTCAGCTAAAGCCAGCACTGACATTG AGGAAGGACTTTCTGGACGGGGATTCGAAGTTACTCGGCTGAACACATACACAACG GCACCGGTCAATCATGTTGATCAATATCTTCTTGAACTAGCACTCTCTGCTCCTGTTGTTGCTGTAGCATCTCCTTCTGCCCTCAG GGTATGGGCTAATCTTATTCCTGCATCGAGACAGTGGGACAATGCTGTTGCATGTATTGGGGAGACAACAGCTTCTGCAGCTAAAAGACTTGGGTTCAGAAATATATACTATCCAACAAGTCCTGGTCTTGAAGG GTGGGTAAGCAGCGTTCTGGAAGCATTAGAAGTCCATGAGCAAGTACAAAAGGTCTAA